The Nitrosomonas cryotolerans ATCC 49181 genome includes a window with the following:
- the prsT gene encoding XrtA/PEP-CTERM system TPR-repeat protein PrsT, whose protein sequence is MRSINISIFRKNLFTILIPILLISGSLVACSEAKDTQVLISEATQYQQSGNDKAAIIQLKNALQQDPDNSEARYLLGTIYNQTGDHKAAEKELSRALRLGSDPGKVLPDLGKVLFNLGEFQQLLDKTEMLSATNNPTELLLLRGNAFLALGKYQDARNVFEQILKKEPDSPGALIGLANYSLSEKNPEMTIKFSEQAITKNPDNADAWFFKADLLRAQGKIEQALAAYNQVIQLEPGYFSAYINRAIIEIGTREFDAAAKSIDAARKISSNALSVIYTQALLDFSQGRQSDALASTQQILNVAPEHLPSILLAGAAQFSLGSLLQAEQYLEKYLKRIPGNLYARKLMVAILLKSNQTQQAINILTPTLDIVQEDPQLLALAGEAYMQAKDFTKATAYLEKANELAPDNATLHTALGMSKLALGDSNHAIAELELAKNLDTASPRAAILLTLTHLRLKEFDKALSTVKVLEKEEPDNPLYKNLKGGIYLGKQDFSNARISFNRALSIQSDYFPAIKNLARLDIQEKNPDAAKKRFEAILKKDEKNIQAMNALADLAQSQGNINEATNWLELASSKNPNAMEPAIQLATHYLHLGEKKKSLTLAQKLYGTYPNQPSVLETLGQAQFANGNQSAALESYERLAVNLPKSAAAQLKIATIHAAMQNQSAASIALKKALKMQPDYLDAQVLQFRLAVQNKNENEAFSISQKIQKEHNQLPIGYILEGDLLMGQKKPERALKAYEQAFLIAPSSPLIVKLHATLSQTGKEKEANSRLNQWLNKYPGDSIARLYLAENYLEKQQFDAAVQEYQSILKQYPEHTSTLNNLAWLYQQEKDPRALAYAERAYKQAPNSPAILDTLGWILVGEGNITRALPLLEKAAFLAPEASEIQYHHAFGLVKSGDRTKARDILEKLLVSDKNFPRFNDAQALLKQVQ, encoded by the coding sequence ATGCGTAGCATCAACATTAGCATTTTTAGAAAAAATTTATTCACTATTTTGATTCCGATTCTACTCATTAGTGGAAGTCTAGTCGCCTGTAGTGAGGCCAAGGATACCCAAGTACTAATCTCAGAAGCCACACAATACCAACAGAGTGGAAACGATAAAGCAGCCATTATTCAGCTTAAAAATGCTTTGCAACAAGATCCCGATAATTCAGAGGCACGCTATCTTCTCGGCACTATCTATAACCAGACAGGTGATCATAAAGCAGCAGAAAAGGAATTAAGTAGAGCGCTGAGACTCGGAAGCGATCCTGGCAAGGTATTACCTGACTTGGGCAAAGTATTATTTAATCTTGGTGAATTCCAGCAATTACTGGATAAAACAGAAATGCTTTCAGCCACGAACAATCCAACCGAATTATTACTATTGCGTGGCAATGCATTTCTGGCATTAGGTAAATATCAGGATGCCAGGAATGTCTTTGAACAGATACTTAAAAAAGAACCCGACTCTCCCGGTGCGTTAATCGGACTCGCTAATTATTCGCTTTCTGAGAAAAATCCAGAGATGACGATAAAATTTTCTGAACAGGCGATAACCAAGAATCCGGATAACGCGGATGCCTGGTTTTTCAAAGCTGATTTATTACGTGCTCAAGGCAAAATCGAACAAGCCTTGGCAGCTTATAATCAGGTTATTCAATTAGAACCTGGCTATTTCTCAGCTTATATTAACCGGGCCATCATAGAAATCGGTACAAGAGAATTTGATGCGGCAGCAAAAAGCATTGATGCGGCACGCAAGATATCATCCAATGCATTATCGGTCATTTATACTCAAGCACTTCTGGATTTTAGCCAGGGAAGGCAATCTGATGCACTCGCATCAACACAACAAATTCTCAATGTCGCACCAGAACATTTACCCAGTATATTGCTTGCCGGCGCCGCGCAATTCTCCTTAGGATCGTTATTACAGGCAGAACAGTATCTAGAAAAATACTTAAAAAGAATTCCGGGTAATCTATATGCACGCAAATTAATGGTAGCTATCCTACTAAAAAGCAACCAAACACAGCAAGCAATTAATATTCTGACCCCAACACTTGATATCGTGCAGGAGGATCCTCAATTATTAGCTCTGGCTGGAGAAGCCTATATGCAGGCCAAAGATTTTACAAAAGCGACCGCATACCTCGAAAAGGCAAATGAACTTGCACCGGATAATGCAACACTCCACACTGCCCTCGGTATGAGTAAATTAGCGCTGGGAGATAGTAATCACGCTATTGCAGAACTGGAACTCGCAAAGAATTTAGATACAGCCTCTCCCAGAGCCGCTATTCTGCTGACTCTAACCCACCTTCGCTTAAAAGAATTTGATAAAGCCTTATCTACAGTAAAAGTACTTGAAAAAGAGGAGCCCGATAATCCTCTTTATAAAAATCTAAAGGGGGGCATTTATTTAGGTAAGCAAGACTTCTCCAATGCACGCATCAGCTTTAATCGGGCACTCTCAATTCAATCGGATTATTTCCCTGCAATCAAAAATCTAGCACGACTAGATATTCAGGAAAAGAATCCGGATGCTGCCAAGAAACGTTTTGAAGCGATTCTAAAAAAGGATGAAAAAAATATCCAGGCCATGAATGCATTAGCTGACCTTGCTCAGTCCCAGGGTAACATTAACGAGGCAACGAACTGGCTGGAATTAGCAAGCAGCAAGAATCCGAATGCTATGGAACCGGCTATACAACTTGCCACACATTATCTACACCTAGGTGAAAAGAAAAAATCACTTACCCTTGCCCAGAAATTGTATGGGACTTATCCAAACCAGCCGAGTGTCTTGGAAACTCTGGGACAGGCACAATTTGCCAATGGTAATCAGTCTGCAGCACTAGAAAGCTACGAAAGGCTCGCTGTCAATTTACCAAAGTCTGCTGCTGCTCAGCTAAAGATAGCCACTATTCACGCTGCTATGCAGAATCAATCGGCCGCTTCAATTGCCCTGAAAAAAGCTTTAAAAATGCAACCCGATTATCTGGATGCGCAGGTGCTGCAATTTAGACTTGCTGTGCAGAATAAAAATGAAAATGAAGCATTCAGCATATCCCAGAAAATACAGAAAGAGCATAATCAGCTGCCTATCGGCTATATACTCGAAGGTGACTTGCTAATGGGACAGAAAAAACCTGAGCGTGCTTTGAAGGCATATGAACAGGCATTTCTTATCGCCCCAAGCAGTCCATTAATCGTCAAACTACACGCAACATTAAGTCAAACAGGGAAAGAAAAGGAAGCCAATTCCAGACTAAACCAATGGTTAAATAAATATCCAGGTGATTCAATTGCTCGTTTATATCTCGCAGAAAATTATCTGGAAAAGCAACAATTTGATGCAGCGGTTCAGGAATATCAATCTATTCTAAAACAATACCCAGAGCATACATCAACACTCAATAATTTAGCATGGCTCTATCAGCAGGAAAAGGATCCTCGCGCACTAGCATATGCAGAGAGAGCCTATAAGCAAGCCCCTAATTCACCTGCGATTCTAGATACTCTAGGATGGATTCTGGTAGGAGAAGGAAATATAACTCGGGCTTTACCGCTCTTAGAAAAAGCAGCTTTTCTGGCACCAGAAGCAAGCGAGATTCAATATCATCATGCATTCGGATTAGTAAAGTCAGGCGATAGAACTAAGGCGCGGGACATTCTCGAAAAATTACTGGTTTCAGACAAGAATTTTCCAAGGTTTAATGATGCTCAGGCATTATTAAAACAGGTTCAATAA
- a CDS encoding BolA family protein — MITAEDIKHYIETSLPCELVKVEGDDGHHFNAVIVSAEFRDKSVIQQHQLVYTSLGDRMKQEIHALSMKTLTPEQWSENIQHD, encoded by the coding sequence ATGATTACAGCTGAAGATATTAAACATTATATTGAAACGTCTTTGCCATGTGAGTTGGTGAAAGTGGAAGGAGACGATGGTCACCACTTCAATGCAGTTATTGTGAGTGCCGAATTTCGTGATAAAAGCGTAATTCAACAGCATCAGCTTGTGTACACTTCACTTGGGGATAGAATGAAACAAGAAATTCACGCATTGTCAATGAAAACGCTGACACCTGAACAGTGGTCGGAAAACATTCAGCATGACTAA
- a CDS encoding ABC transporter permease, with protein sequence MIGFFTLLNKELLRFWKVGFQTILAPIVSTLLYLLIFFHVLEARVEIYPGVAYTLFLIPGLIMMSVLQNAFANASSSLIQSKISGNIVFVLLSPLSYREIFFAYILASVVRGLMVGAGVYLITLIFFDLPLYLPLWILLFVIMGSALLGALGVIAGIWAEKFDQLAAFQNFIIMPLTFLSGVFYTIHSLPPVWQHLSHLNPFFYMIDGFRYGFFGVSDISPYFSLMIVTACFVAISALAIQILKTGYKLRH encoded by the coding sequence ATGATTGGTTTTTTCACACTCTTGAATAAAGAGCTGCTCCGTTTTTGGAAAGTCGGCTTCCAAACGATACTGGCGCCGATAGTATCCACCTTACTGTATCTATTAATTTTTTTTCATGTGCTAGAAGCACGCGTAGAGATTTATCCTGGTGTGGCTTATACCCTATTTTTAATTCCTGGTTTGATTATGATGTCTGTGCTACAAAATGCTTTTGCTAACGCATCATCGAGCCTGATTCAATCAAAAATCAGTGGTAACATTGTTTTCGTCTTGTTGTCACCCTTATCTTATCGGGAGATATTCTTTGCATATATATTAGCGTCGGTCGTGCGAGGCCTGATGGTGGGCGCAGGTGTTTATTTAATAACTTTAATTTTTTTTGACCTCCCATTGTACTTGCCATTATGGATACTATTGTTTGTGATAATGGGCAGCGCTTTGCTAGGTGCATTAGGAGTCATTGCCGGCATCTGGGCAGAAAAATTTGATCAGCTCGCCGCTTTCCAGAACTTTATTATTATGCCGCTGACATTTTTATCGGGTGTATTTTATACGATTCATTCATTACCACCTGTCTGGCAACATTTATCGCATCTTAACCCATTTTTCTATATGATCGATGGATTTCGCTATGGTTTCTTTGGTGTCTCGGATATTTCACCTTATTTTAGTTTAATGATTGTAACAGCGTGTTTTGTAGCGATATCGGCTCTGGCGATACAAATACTAAAAACAGGCTATAAGTTGCGACATTAG
- a CDS encoding ABC transporter ATP-binding protein, with translation MIPAIEVKQVYKHFDTVCALSDIHLEIKKGEFFALLGPNGAGKTTLISIISGLSLASAGTVSVMGYDVVTEYREARRMLGVVPQELVFDPFFTVREALVIQSGYYGIKHNHDWIDTIIHNLDLTDKANTNMRALSGGMKRRVLVAQALVHKPPVIILDEPTAGVDVELRQTLWNFIKQLNQDGHTIVLTTHYLEEAEALCHRVAMLKQGKIVTLDSVQNLISHTAHDNPGYSVRLRLSPDILPPKLEKQVISCVDGCYILKIEDYFQIEPLLALLRETNIQILEMQLLQPDLEEVFVNIMRKNELELK, from the coding sequence ATGATTCCAGCAATTGAAGTCAAACAGGTATATAAACACTTTGATACGGTATGTGCGCTGTCAGATATTCATCTTGAAATTAAAAAAGGTGAGTTTTTTGCTTTGCTGGGCCCAAACGGTGCAGGGAAAACAACGCTGATTAGCATTATTTCGGGGTTATCGCTGGCGAGCGCTGGAACCGTCAGTGTAATGGGATATGATGTTGTTACTGAGTATCGTGAGGCCCGACGTATGCTGGGTGTTGTTCCGCAGGAACTGGTATTTGATCCTTTTTTTACGGTACGTGAAGCATTGGTTATTCAGTCTGGTTATTATGGCATTAAACATAACCATGATTGGATCGATACAATCATTCATAACCTGGATCTGACTGATAAAGCGAATACGAATATGCGAGCGCTATCAGGGGGTATGAAGCGCCGCGTATTGGTTGCCCAGGCGTTAGTGCATAAACCGCCTGTTATTATACTGGATGAACCCACTGCGGGTGTAGATGTCGAATTGCGTCAGACACTCTGGAATTTCATTAAACAGTTAAACCAGGATGGTCATACAATTGTATTAACCACACACTATCTGGAAGAAGCAGAGGCACTGTGTCATCGCGTAGCAATGCTGAAGCAGGGAAAAATTGTAACACTAGACAGTGTGCAAAATCTGATTAGTCATACGGCTCATGATAACCCGGGATATTCTGTGCGTTTGAGATTATCACCCGATATACTGCCGCCAAAACTAGAGAAACAAGTAATTAGCTGTGTCGATGGCTGTTATATTCTTAAAATTGAAGATTATTTTCAGATTGAGCCACTATTAGCACTATTGCGCGAAACGAATATACAGATACTGGAAATGCAGTTACTACAACCTGACCTAGAGGAAGTTTTTGTTAATATAATGAGAAAGAACGAACTTGAATTAAAATGA
- a CDS encoding STAS domain-containing protein: protein MILCEDNKIKIKGPVTINNVITLKEEVISLFVDSSHLVVDLENILEVDSSVVSMLLEWLRESNRRKCRLHFVNVPENIRSLIQLYGVSEFLPLGLNNKLTD, encoded by the coding sequence ATGATTCTATGTGAAGATAATAAGATTAAAATCAAAGGGCCGGTAACGATAAACAATGTGATTACTTTGAAAGAGGAAGTCATTTCCTTATTTGTTGATAGTAGTCATTTGGTTGTGGATCTGGAGAATATCCTTGAAGTGGATTCATCTGTGGTCAGTATGTTATTGGAGTGGCTACGTGAATCCAATCGACGGAAATGCCGATTACACTTTGTTAATGTACCAGAAAACATAAGAAGCCTTATTCAACTGTATGGTGTTTCAGAATTCTTGCCATTGGGTCTCAATAATAAATTGACTGATTAA
- a CDS encoding MlaC/ttg2D family ABC transporter substrate-binding protein: MKKYFGIMMLAVVLLLVFPAWAKEVMAPDILVDETVQEVMDIIKQDSDIKSGNKDRILDLVENKILPHFDFTRMTQLAMGKNWAKAASNQQSQLIEEFRTLLVRTYSNSLSGYQNEIITVNPINDLGNKTDTMVKTRVNQGKGRQPVPINYSMEKTAEGWKVYDVTVAGVSLVTNYRGSFNSQIRKGGVEGLIKTLTEKNRSLEGK, encoded by the coding sequence ATGAAAAAGTATTTTGGGATAATGATGTTGGCAGTTGTTCTTTTATTGGTATTTCCAGCATGGGCGAAGGAAGTGATGGCTCCTGATATACTAGTAGATGAAACTGTACAAGAAGTGATGGATATTATTAAGCAGGATAGTGATATCAAATCTGGAAATAAAGATAGAATTCTTGATTTGGTGGAAAACAAGATACTTCCTCATTTTGATTTCACGCGCATGACTCAGCTGGCTATGGGAAAGAACTGGGCCAAGGCTGCATCTAATCAACAAAGTCAGTTGATTGAAGAATTTCGCACCTTATTGGTCCGGACTTATTCCAACTCGTTATCGGGTTATCAAAACGAGATTATCACAGTTAATCCGATTAATGATTTGGGGAATAAAACGGATACGATGGTGAAAACCCGGGTAAATCAAGGTAAAGGTAGACAGCCTGTACCGATTAATTACAGTATGGAAAAAACGGCTGAAGGCTGGAAAGTTTATGATGTGACCGTAGCAGGAGTCAGCTTGGTTACGAATTACCGTGGCTCTTTTAATAGTCAGATTAGAAAAGGCGGTGTTGAAGGATTGATTAAAACATTAACAGAAAAAAACCGTTCGTTGGAAGGTAAATAG
- the mlaD gene encoding outer membrane lipid asymmetry maintenance protein MlaD, with product MQRTTMDLWVGLFVLSGIGALLILGLKVGNLSTYGTGQGYTLTGNFENIGGLKNRAPVKSSGVVVGRVTAIQFSLETYDAMVTMTIDSHYRFPRDTFASILTSGLLGEQYIGLSPGGDEVMLADGDKIMKTNSAIVLEEMIGRFLFDKATEDDAF from the coding sequence ATGCAGCGGACGACCATGGATTTATGGGTGGGATTGTTTGTTCTTTCTGGAATAGGTGCATTATTAATACTGGGCCTAAAGGTAGGAAATTTGAGTACTTATGGTACCGGGCAGGGTTATACGTTGACAGGGAATTTTGAGAATATCGGTGGGCTGAAAAACAGAGCGCCAGTAAAAAGTTCAGGTGTTGTCGTAGGGCGTGTAACTGCTATCCAGTTTAGTCTTGAAACTTATGATGCAATGGTGACTATGACTATAGATAGCCATTATCGATTTCCCAGAGATACCTTTGCGAGTATATTAACATCGGGCTTGTTGGGCGAACAGTATATTGGTTTATCACCCGGTGGTGATGAAGTGATGCTGGCGGATGGTGATAAGATTATGAAAACCAACTCGGCAATTGTGCTGGAAGAAATGATTGGTCGCTTTCTATTTGATAAAGCGACCGAGGATGATGCTTTTTGA
- the mlaE gene encoding lipid asymmetry maintenance ABC transporter permease subunit MlaE, whose protein sequence is MPRRIISGIQNFGHHVIESTWRLGYASRFFLLVLLKSSTSARRFGLVARELYFTGVLSLIIILVSGLFVGMVLGLQGYETLQKFGSETAVGSLIALSLVRELGPVVAALLFASRAGSAITAEVGLMKATEQLAAMGMMAVDPIARIVAPRFWAGVISMPLLAAMFSVMGVFGGYLVTVVFIGVDEGSFWSQMQNAVDFRFDVINGVIKSCCFGIAVTAIAVFEGYDAPPTAEGVSGATTRTVVTSSLVILGLDFILTAFMFRGVN, encoded by the coding sequence TTGCCTAGACGTATTATTTCCGGTATTCAGAATTTTGGCCACCATGTAATAGAGAGTACCTGGAGGCTAGGCTATGCTAGTCGTTTTTTCCTACTGGTGCTATTAAAATCTTCTACCAGCGCCCGCCGTTTTGGTTTAGTTGCGCGCGAACTTTATTTTACGGGCGTATTGTCACTCATTATCATACTTGTGTCAGGCTTGTTTGTAGGTATGGTACTGGGTTTGCAGGGCTATGAAACATTACAGAAGTTTGGTTCTGAAACTGCAGTCGGTTCATTAATAGCATTGTCTCTGGTACGTGAGCTCGGACCAGTAGTCGCTGCACTCTTGTTTGCCAGCCGTGCGGGTTCTGCTATTACAGCGGAAGTGGGTCTGATGAAAGCGACCGAGCAATTGGCAGCAATGGGTATGATGGCAGTGGACCCCATCGCGCGGATTGTTGCTCCTCGTTTTTGGGCTGGTGTGATTTCAATGCCGCTTCTGGCTGCGATGTTCTCTGTTATGGGTGTATTTGGTGGTTATTTAGTTACGGTGGTCTTTATCGGTGTGGATGAAGGATCATTCTGGTCACAGATGCAAAATGCGGTAGATTTTAGGTTTGACGTAATAAACGGCGTCATTAAGAGCTGCTGCTTTGGTATAGCAGTGACAGCCATTGCAGTCTTTGAAGGATATGATGCGCCGCCTACAGCAGAAGGGGTATCGGGCGCAACTACGCGTACTGTGGTTACTTCATCATTGGTAATTCTAGGACTTGATTTTATTTTGACTGCTTTCATGTTTAGAGGAGTTAACTGA
- a CDS encoding ABC transporter ATP-binding protein encodes MTHETLVEVKNLNFSYGSRAILKGANMTMPRGKVIAIMGGSGSGKTTLLRLISGAVKPTVGYVKFDNQIVHTLNRNALFELRRKMGMLFQFGALFTDLSVFDNVAFQMREHTNLPESMIRDLVLMKLNAVGLRGAQHLMPVELSGGMARRVALARSIALDPMLIMYDEPFTGLDPISLSVIGNLIRRLTDALGMTSIIVTHDVQESLKIVDYVYFIADGVIAAEGTPKEVSESVIPFVHQFIHGEEDGPVPFHYPAQAYKKDLDLGEYFA; translated from the coding sequence ATGACTCATGAAACTTTAGTTGAAGTTAAAAACCTGAACTTTTCTTATGGCTCACGTGCAATTCTAAAGGGTGCCAATATGACTATGCCACGGGGTAAGGTTATTGCCATTATGGGTGGTAGCGGTTCCGGTAAGACGACATTATTGCGTTTGATTAGTGGTGCAGTGAAGCCGACTGTGGGCTATGTCAAATTTGACAACCAGATCGTGCATACGCTCAACAGAAACGCACTGTTTGAATTACGCCGCAAGATGGGGATGTTGTTTCAGTTTGGCGCATTATTTACTGATTTATCCGTATTTGATAATGTGGCTTTTCAAATGCGAGAGCATACCAATTTACCTGAGTCTATGATTCGTGATCTGGTACTAATGAAACTGAATGCGGTGGGTTTGCGTGGGGCGCAGCATTTGATGCCGGTTGAGCTCTCAGGTGGTATGGCAAGACGTGTGGCATTAGCACGTTCAATTGCACTGGATCCGATGCTTATTATGTACGATGAGCCATTTACAGGTCTTGATCCGATTTCTTTGAGTGTCATCGGAAACCTGATTCGACGTTTGACCGATGCACTGGGCATGACATCGATTATCGTGACGCATGACGTGCAAGAGTCTTTAAAAATAGTTGATTATGTGTATTTTATAGCAGATGGTGTGATTGCTGCAGAGGGAACGCCTAAAGAAGTCAGTGAGTCAGTTATTCCTTTTGTACATCAGTTTATACATGGCGAAGAAGATGGGCCAGTGCCCTTTCATTATCCGGCGCAGGCATACAAAAAGGACTTGGATTTGGGAGAGTATTTTGCCTAG
- a CDS encoding alanine/glycine:cation symporter family protein, with the protein MEIDNVIDAAFEPISNAVASVIFYSISIMGLEIQLILVWLVVAALFFTLYFNAVNLRYFKHAIDVLRGKYDNKNDDGEINRFQALMTSLSGTVGLGNIAGVAVAISVGGPGAAFWMAVMGLFGMSTKFAEVTLGVKYRLHASRHHPETISGGPMYYLRHAFEQYHSPHLGKFMAGLFAICCIGGTVGAGALFQANQAYQQALIVTGGDTSLLLDKGWLFGLFMAILVGLVIIGGIRWIAAVASRVVPAMAAIYIVAGFVVIGFHYTAIPDALQTIFEMALYPEAGLGAMMGALLMGVQRASFSNEAGLGSAAIAHSAVKTNEPISQGMVGMLGPFIDTVIICMVTALVIVISGTYVEGGGIEGVELTSRAFATGLSWFPYVLSLTVFLFAYSTMISWSYYGLKCATYLFGERDVVEGIYKIVFCLFIVVGASAQLSNIILFTDSMIFAMAIPNIIGLYMLAPEIKKDLKAYSLNIKMR; encoded by the coding sequence ATGGAAATCGATAACGTAATCGACGCGGCCTTTGAGCCAATATCAAATGCAGTAGCTTCTGTTATTTTTTATAGTATCTCGATAATGGGCCTGGAGATTCAGCTGATTCTGGTGTGGCTGGTTGTAGCTGCACTTTTTTTTACGCTGTATTTTAATGCGGTCAATCTGCGTTATTTCAAGCATGCCATCGATGTTTTACGTGGGAAATACGATAATAAAAATGACGATGGAGAAATTAATCGTTTCCAGGCATTAATGACCTCCCTTTCGGGGACAGTGGGGCTGGGAAATATTGCGGGTGTTGCAGTAGCCATTTCTGTCGGTGGACCTGGTGCCGCATTTTGGATGGCTGTTATGGGTTTGTTTGGTATGTCTACTAAGTTCGCCGAGGTGACATTGGGTGTAAAATATCGCTTACACGCTTCCAGGCATCATCCAGAAACGATTTCAGGCGGACCCATGTATTACCTGCGTCATGCTTTCGAGCAGTACCACAGCCCACATTTGGGTAAGTTTATGGCCGGATTGTTTGCGATATGTTGTATTGGCGGCACAGTGGGGGCAGGCGCCTTGTTTCAGGCGAATCAAGCTTATCAGCAGGCGTTGATTGTAACGGGCGGAGATACTAGCTTGTTGTTAGATAAAGGCTGGTTATTTGGTTTATTCATGGCAATTCTGGTTGGATTGGTCATTATTGGTGGAATTCGATGGATTGCAGCGGTCGCGAGCCGGGTTGTTCCCGCTATGGCAGCTATCTACATTGTTGCTGGCTTTGTGGTTATCGGATTTCACTATACTGCTATTCCTGATGCGTTGCAGACTATTTTTGAAATGGCGCTCTATCCAGAAGCTGGACTTGGAGCAATGATGGGTGCTTTATTAATGGGTGTGCAGCGTGCTTCGTTCTCTAATGAAGCTGGTCTGGGCTCAGCGGCTATTGCGCATAGTGCGGTCAAAACGAATGAACCGATTAGCCAAGGCATGGTTGGGATGCTTGGACCATTTATTGATACCGTCATCATTTGCATGGTAACAGCACTTGTTATTGTTATTTCTGGAACATACGTCGAAGGTGGTGGAATAGAAGGTGTGGAGTTGACATCTCGTGCGTTTGCTACGGGCCTTTCATGGTTTCCCTATGTTTTATCACTGACAGTGTTTTTGTTTGCTTATTCGACTATGATTTCATGGTCTTACTATGGATTAAAATGTGCGACCTATCTTTTTGGTGAACGAGATGTTGTGGAAGGCATCTATAAGATCGTGTTTTGTTTGTTTATTGTTGTTGGCGCCTCAGCTCAGCTATCAAATATTATTTTATTTACCGATTCGATGATTTTTGCTATGGCCATTCCTAATATTATTGGACTGTATATGCTTGCGCCTGAAATCAAGAAAGATCTAAAAGCTTATTCTCTGAATATTAAAATGAGATAA